From the Mesorhizobium koreense genome, the window ACCGGCGCGCCGCCATAGGGCGCGGGCGCGTCGGAGCCGGTCAGCACGTTGATCCCCTCCCCGCGCTCGTGCGCACTGTTGGGCCATATGCCTTCCGCGATGACCACGCCGCGACGGACGCCGTCAAAGAATTTGGCGTGCAGTACCAATTCGCCGCGCGTGTTGCCGACCTCGACCCGGCCGCCCTCTTCCACGCCGAGCGAGGCGGCATCGTCGGGATGGATCAGAAGCTGCGGCCTGCCTTCCTTGGCCTTCGACACCGGCGTCTCGGTGAAGCTTGAATTGAGGAAATTGCGAGCCGGCGAGGTAGCGAGCCGGAACGGATGCGCCTCGTCCACCACCTCGATCAGGTCGACATGGTCGGGAAATTCCGGCAGCCGATCATAGGGGCCGAACACGCCCATGGAACGCGGCGGGCGGTTGGGCGCGGCCTGCCCGGTCCAGTTCGGCTTGAAATGGAATTTCCTGTCCGCATGGCCGAAGCCGTTCAGGTAATGCGCCTCCTCGAAGGGCGGCTGCTGATCGCTCCACTTTTCCTCGCGCAACGTGTCGAACGTACCGAGTCCCTTCTTCGCGAGCATCACGTCGATATGCTCGCGCTCGGTCATGCCGAAGCCCGGCAGGTGTGACACGCCGAGGCGCCTGGCCAGTTCCTCGATGACGAAATGGTTGCTGCGAGGCCCTTCCGGCGGCTCGACCAGCTTCGGCCCGAGCGTGATGTGCTGGTTGCCGCCGCCCTTGTAGATGTCGTCGTGCTCAAGAAACATCGTCGCCGGCAGCACCACATCGGCGAGTTTCGCGGTGTCGGTCATGAACTGCTCGTGGACGCAGGTGAAGAGATCGTCGCGCAGGAAACCCCGCTTCACCAGCCGCTGTTCCGGCGCGACATTGGCCGGATTGGTGTTCTGGATCAGCATCGCCGTCACCGGCGGACCGCCATAGAGCGCGTCGGCCCTGCCGGTAAGAACCGGGCCGATGCGCGAATGGTCCAGATAGCGGATTTTCGGATCGCGCAGACGCTTGCCCTCCACGAGGTCCGTGTCGAGCGTCAGGATGCCGGAATTGGAATGGAAGGCGCCGCCACCCTCGTACTGCCAGGCGCCGGTGACGGCGGCGATGCAGGAGGCCGCGTGCATGTTGACCGAGCCGTTGCGCTGGCGCGAAAAGCCGTAGCCCAGACGGAAGAAAGTCCTTTTGGTCGTGCCGACGAGACGGGCGAAGGCCTCGATCTCCGTCACCGAAAGCCCGGTGATAGCGGAAGCCCATTCCGGCGTCCGCGACCGAAGATGCGCTTCCAGCCCCTTCGGGTCGTCGGTGTACTTTTCG encodes:
- a CDS encoding molybdopterin oxidoreductase family protein, whose protein sequence is MNTLARINIGHSACPHDCPSTCALEVELLGNNRVGRIHGARANTYTAGVVCAKVARYADRLHHPDRLTKPLVRAGAKGEGGWKEASWEAALDLVAEKFISAEEKYGSETVWPYFYAGTMGLVQRDGIERLRHAKRYSGFFGSICTNLAWTGWMMGTGKLAGPDPREMAKSDCVVIWGTNAVVTQVNVMTHAIRGRKERGAKIVVIDIYENATMKQADMGLIVKPGTDAALACAVMHVLFREGMADRAYLEKYTDDPKGLEAHLRSRTPEWASAITGLSVTEIEAFARLVGTTKRTFFRLGYGFSRQRNGSVNMHAASCIAAVTGAWQYEGGGAFHSNSGILTLDTDLVEGKRLRDPKIRYLDHSRIGPVLTGRADALYGGPPVTAMLIQNTNPANVAPEQRLVKRGFLRDDLFTCVHEQFMTDTAKLADVVLPATMFLEHDDIYKGGGNQHITLGPKLVEPPEGPRSNHFVIEELARRLGVSHLPGFGMTEREHIDVMLAKKGLGTFDTLREEKWSDQQPPFEEAHYLNGFGHADRKFHFKPNWTGQAAPNRPPRSMGVFGPYDRLPEFPDHVDLIEVVDEAHPFRLATSPARNFLNSSFTETPVSKAKEGRPQLLIHPDDAASLGVEEGGRVEVGNTRGELVLHAKFFDGVRRGVVIAEGIWPNSAHERGEGINVLTGSDAPAPYGGAPVHDNHVWVRAA